In the genome of Cryptomeria japonica chromosome 8, Sugi_1.0, whole genome shotgun sequence, one region contains:
- the LOC131071231 gene encoding uncharacterized protein LOC131071231 — translation MGSNSESCTEAMNHESGSGDGGSFDCNICLELAQEPVLTLCGHLFCWPCLYRWLQEPTISKECPVCKATVVEDKVIPFYGRGNVGSSVSRTKSVPGVSIPHRPSGQKPDTVRTGTDHHYQSHGFNFMAGPGHMPVGSFGDITFSAGFGLFPSLFGFQMHGFAGAPYGSAGMPNGFNHGRRQHPMRQHRLQKAFLSRLFLFLVCCLVACLLFL, via the coding sequence atgggttcaaattcagaatctTGTACAGAGGCGATGAACCACGAATCTGGGTCAGGTGATGGAGGCAGTTTTGATTGCAATATATGCTTAGAATTAGCCCAAGAACCTGTGCTTACTCTGTGTGGGCATCTGTTCTGTTGGCCCTGTCTTTATAGATGGCTACAAGAGCCCACAATATCCAAAGAATGCCCTGTTTGCAAGGCCACTGTAGTGGAAGATAAGGTGATTCCCTTTTATGGAAGAGGCAATGTGGGATCTTCTGTTTCAAGGACAAAATCTGTGCCTGGTGTGAGTATCCCCCATAGACCCTCTGGACAGAAGCCTGATACAGTTAGGACTGGTACAGACCACCATTACCAATCCCATGGCTTCAATTTTATGGCAGGACCAGGTCATATGCCTGTTGGGTCCTTCGGAGACATAACATTTTCAGCGGGGTTTGGGCTGTTTCCTTCCCTTTTTGGATTCCAAATGCATGGTTTTGCTGGTGCACCTTATGGCAGTGCAGGTATGCCCAATGGGTTTAACCATGGACGTCGTCAGCATCCAATGAGACAACATCGGCTGCAGAAGGCCTTCCTGTCAAGGTTGTTCTTATTCCTGGTTTGTTGTTTAGTTGCCTGTCTTCTGTTTCTCTGA